The segment AGCCTCTTCCAGTTCGCTCCACTTGCCGATCGCCTTGCCCTTGACCTCTTCGACCTTGGACTTGGCCGATCCAACGCGGGAGCCGACAGTCGACTTGACCGCGTCTACCTGCTTGTCCACTTCGGTCTTGGCCTGCTTCTCGGCCTTCTCACCATCCTTGACCAGCGTATCGAACAGCTTGGAGCCGTCGTTGCTGATCTTCGAGTAGGCCCCCAAGCCAGCCAGCCAGATCTGGCGCGAGTATTTCTCGATCTCGCCGATCCAGGAGTTGGTGTCTTTATCGGTTTTCTTCTTGCCAGCCATCCTGCTCTCCTTATTTGGTTCGCGCGACGTGCTCGAGCAACGCGCTCAGCTCATCAAGCTTAGCAGAGAGTGCCTCAACGTCCTGCCGCGAGGGAATACCGATGCGATTGAGCGCGCTGGCCACACGGTTGTCGAAAGCCTTCTCGATCTTGTCGAACTGAACTTCGACCTTTTCCTTCACGCCGCTAACGCTGTTCTTGACGCTGTCGAACTGGCTGTTGGCGGCTTCGACCTGCTCGTCCACCAGCTTCTTGCCCTGCTTCTCAACGCCTTCGCCGGCCTTCACCAGCTCCTTGAAGTAATCGACGCCTTCGGCACCGGCCTTGGCGTAGGCACCCAGGCCAGCCAGCCAGATCTTGCGGGCATAGAGCTTCACGTCGGCAATGACGGTGGACTTGCTTTCGGCTTTCTCGACTTTCTTCTTGACGGCTACTTTGGCCATGGTGCACCTCACGCTGAAAGGTAGATGACTCGTCCTTTTTCAGGACTTGTGCGCAAGGTAGCGAGGAAAATTAGAAACCGCATACTAGCCGCGAGGCGGGCTGTCCGGGCTGGGTAGCAGTGGGGGCGAATCCATTCGCGAAGCGGCCCTGTGGAACAGGCTGGCTCAGGCCAGGTATTCGTCCAGCGCCCTCTCGATCTCGCGCTTGATGCTGCCGCTCATGGTCGAGAGCAGCAGGCCCAGCTTGACCTCGACACGCACCTTGGCGTCACTCACCTCGATCGAACCATCAGCGCCGCTGCGCTTGAACTCCAGGGTGTCGCCACGCCACTGGTAACGCACGTCGTACTCGCGCGCCAGGCGCTGCGCCAGCTTCTCGGCTTTGTCCCGGACGGCTTCAAGACCGAGGGCATGGGGACGTTCGACTTGGATGCGCGACATGGGTGTTTCCTGAACTGCGGCCTTTGGTCGCGCGACTATACCAGCCAGCACGCGCCCTGGCCGCCCCCCGCAGCACCCGCTCGCCAAGACAAAGCCGGGCGCCGGCATTAGAATGGCCGCCATTCAATTCCGGTGGCATCGACATGAACGACCCGCGCAAAGGCAACGACGCCGAACCCACGACCCACTTCGGTTACCAGCAGGTCCCCGAAAGCCAGAAGGCCGACAAGGTCGCCGAGGTATTCCACTCGGTTGCGGCCAAGTACGACCTGATGAACGACCTGATGTCCGGTGGCGTCCACCGCCTGTGGAAGCGTTTCACCATCGAGCTGTCCGGCGTGCGTCCGGGCAACCGTGTGCTGGACATCGCTGGCGGCACCGGCGACCTCACCCGCCAGTTCTCGCGCCTGGTGGGCGTGACCGGCGAAGTGGTGCTGGCGGACATCAACGCCTCGATGCTCAAGGTGGGCCGCGACAAGCTGCTGGACAGCGGCGTGGCCGGCAACGTCAGCTTCGTCCAGGCCGACGCCGAGAAGCTGCCCTTCCCCGACAATCACTTCGACGTGGTCACCATCGCCTTCGGCCTGCGCAACGTCACCCACAAGGACGAAGCCATTCGTTCCATGCTGCGGGTGCTCAAGCCGGGCGGCCGGCTGTTGGTGCTGGAGTTCTCCAAACCCACCAGCGGCCTGCTGTCCAAGGCCTATGACGCCTACTCCTTCAGCCTCCTGCCGCTGATGGGCAAGCTGATCACCAACGACGCCGACAGCTACCGCTACCTGGCCGAGTCGATCCGCATGCACCCGGACCAGGAGACTCTCAAGGCGATGATGTCCGAAGCCGGCTTCGAACGCGTCACTTACCACAACATGACCGGCGGCATCGTCGCCCTGCATCGCGGCATCAAGCCCTGATGCTGACCCAGGCGCTGCTGGCCGGTATCGAGCTCGGCCTGAACCGGGTGCTGGCCCTGGACAGCACCGCGTTGCCGCGCATGTCCGCACTGGAAGGCAGCGTCATCGAGGTGGACTGCCAGAGCCCGGCTCTGACCCTGTTCCTGCTCCCCGGCGGTGATGGCCTGAAGCTCTCCGCCCACTGGTCCGCCCCCGCCGACTGCTGCCTGCGGGCACCCGCCAGCAGCCTGCTGAAGCTGGCCACCACGCGGGAGAAAACCGCTGTCCTGCACAGCCCGGCAGTCTCTCTGGAAGGCGACAGCGCCGTATTGCTCGAACTGGCAGCCATCCTCCAGGACCTCGAGCTGGACTGGGAATACGAGCTGTCGCGCTGGCTCGGCCCGGTCGGCACCCAACTGCTCGCCGGCCACCTGAAGAGCCGCGCCAGCTGGGCCGGACAGGGGCTGGACAACCTGCGGCAGAACTTCGCCGACTACCTGGCCGAAGAGTCGCGCACCCTGGTGGGTCGCCGCGAAGCCGACGCGCGCTTCGCCGAACTGGACCGCCTCAAGCTCGCCCTCGACCGCCTCGATGCCCGCGTCGAGCGCCTGAACCAGAGAACCAAGCCCAACGCATGAAGCTGCTCGCCGCCCGCCGCCTGTTGCGCATCCAGCAGGTCGTCATCCGCTACCGCCTCGATGACCTGCTGCTCGAACTGCCGCTGCCCTGGTGGCTGCGCACGCTGAGCTACGCCCTGCCCTGGCGCTGGCTGCCACGCAGGGAACTGCCGCTATCCCGCGGTGCGCGCCTGCGCCTGGCGCTGGAAGACCTTGGCCCGATCTTCATCAAGTTCGGCCAACTGCTCTCCACTCGCCGCGACCTGATGCCACCCGACATCGCCGACGAACTGGCCCGACTGCAGGACCAGGTACCACCGTTCGCGCCGGAAAAGGCCGTCGCGCGTATCGAGGAACAACTGGGGGCCAAGGTCAGCGAGGTGTTCGCCCGCTTCGACGTCGAGCCGCTGGCCTCGGCCTCGGTGGCCCAGGTCCACGCTGCCCAGCTCAAGAGCGGCGAGGAAGTGGTGGTGAAGGTGATCCGCCCCAACCTGCGGCCGATCATCCGCCAGGACCTCGCCTGGCTGTTCCTCCTCGCCCGCCTGGCCGAACGCGTGTCCGCCGACGCCCGACGCCTGCGCCCGGTGGAAGTGGTGGACGACTACGAGAAGACCATCTACGACGAGCTCGACCTGCTGCGCGAGGCGGCCAACGCCAGCCAGCTGCGACGCAACTTCGACGGCTCGCCGCTGCTCTACGTCCCCCAGGTCTACTGGGACTGGTGCCGTCCCAAGGTGCTGGTGATGGAACGCATCTACGGCATCCCGGTGACTGACCTCGCCACCCTTGCCGACCAGCGCACCGACATGAAGCTGCTGGCCGAGCGTGGCGTGGAAATCTTCTTCACCCAGGTGTTCCGCGACAGCTTCTTCCACGCCGACATGCACCCCGGCAACATCTTCGTGGCCACCCGCCAGCCCTGGAACCCGCAGTACATTGCCATCGACTGCGGAATCATCGGCAGCCTCACCCCCGAGGACCAGAACTACCTCGCCCGCAACCTGATCGCCTTCTTCAAGCGCGACTACCGCCGCGTGGCCCAGTTGCACATCGATTCCGGCTGGGTGCCGGCGGAAACCAAGGTCAACGATTTCGAAGCGGCCATCCGCACCGTCTGCGAACCCATCTTCGAGAAGCCGCTGAAGGACATCTCCTTCGGCCAGTTGCTGCTGCGCCTGTTCCAGACCGCCCGCCGCTTCAACATGGAAGTCCAGCCGCAGCTCGTGCTGCTGCAGAAGACCCTGCTGAACATCGAAGGCCTGGGCCGCCAGCTCTACCCGGACCTGGACCTCTGGACCACCGCCCAGCCATTCCTCGAACGCTGGATGCGCGAGCGCGTCAGCCCTCTGCAGCTGCTACGCAACCTGCAGCAGCAGGCCGAGCAGGTGCCGCACCTGTCGCAGATCGCCCGCGACACCCTGGAACGCCTGGCCAAGCCCGCCAGCGCGCCGCAGAAAATCGAGCAGCCGGCAAGCGTCCAGTGGCCGGCCCGCCTGCTCGGTGCGCTGCTGGTGGCCGGCGCCGCGACCCAGGGCCTGGCGCCCACCACCGAAACCTGGCCGAGCTGGCTGATGCTGGCCGGCGGTCTATATCTGGTGCTGCGCCGATAGCCAGCCCGGAGCGGCACTGGCACACTATTTCGATTCGAGTGCCGGTCCTGCAGGGCCGGCCCAGTTGTGGATGACACGATGAAAGACTGGCTGGAAGAGATTCACTGGAACGCCGAAGGCCTGGTGCCGGCGATCGCCCAGGACCACAAGACGGGCCGCGTGCTGATGATGGCCTGGATGAACCGCGAAGCCCTCGCCCTCACCGTTGCCGAGAACCGCGCCATCTACTGGTCACGCTCCCGTGCCAAGCTCTGGCGCAAAGGCGAGGAATCCGGCCATGTGCAGCAGCTCCACGAACTGCGCCTGGACTGCGACGCCGACGTCGTCATCCTGCTGGTCGAACAGCTGGGCGGCATCGCCTGCCATACTGGGCGCGAAAGCTGCTTCTACCGCGTCTACGAGAATGGCGGCTGGAAGACCGTCGACCCCGTGCTCAAGGACCCGCATGCCATCTACGCCGCAGGACACAGCCATGAGTGATACTCTCGCCCGCCTGGCCGAGGTGCTCGAAGAGCGCAAGAACTCCGCGCCCGACAGTTCCTACGTCGCCAGCCTGTACCACAAGGGCCTGAACAAGATCCTGGAGAAGGTCGGGGAAGAAGCGGTGGAAACCATACTCGCCGCCAAGGATGCCGCCACGAGCGGCGATGCCAGCGACCTGATCTACGAAACCGCCGACCTCTGGTTCCACAGCCTGGTCATGCTCGCCGCCCTCGGCCAGCACCCCCAGGCCGTACTCGATGAACTGGACCGTCGCTTTGGCCTGTCCGGGCACGCCGAAAAGGCCGCCCGCCAGCCATCCGCCTGACAAAGACAATCAAGAGGAACACACCATGGGCATCTTCGACTGGAAACACTGGCTGGTCATTCTCATCGTCGTCGTGCTGGTCTTCGGCACCAAGCGCCTGAAGAACCTCGGCTCCGACGTCGGCGAGGCCATCAAGGGCTTCCGCAAGGCCATGAACACCGAGGAAGCCGACAAGGCCCCCGAGCAGACCACCGCCCAGCAATCCGGCACCCCGCTGAACCAGCCGCACACCATCGACGGCCAGGCGCAGCAAGTGCAGGACCCGGTGACCCGCAAGGACTGATGCCCCATGTTCGGTATCAGCTTCGGTGAACTGCTGCTGATCGGCCTGATCGCCCTCCTGGTGCTCGGGCCTGAACGGCTGCCTGGCGCGGCGCGCACAGCCGGCCTGTGGATTGGCCGTCTCAAGCGCAGCTTCAACGCGATCAAGACCGAGGTCGAGCGCGAGATCGGCGCCGACGAGATCCGCCGCCAGCTGCATAACGAACACATCATGGCGCTGGAGAAGCAGATCAAGGAGAGCATCGTGCCTCCGACAGTCGAATCCCTGCTGTCCGATTCCGAGTCTGAAAGCGCTGCACCGGCCGCTGCGCCCGCGAACCAGGCACCCGCCAGTCAGGCAGCTCCCGCTGTTCCCCCAGTGCCGGCACAGGCCACCGCAGCCACCGCGCCCGCTCAGAACCCAACCGCCCAACCCGCGCCCGCCCAGTCGCCCGCCTCCGCGGCGGCTACCCCGGCAGCGCCGGCTGCGCCCCAGGCCCCCGTCGAACCGCAACAGCCGTCCCGCATCCCATGAGCGACCAGAAGCCGGAACAAGACCAGGAAATGCCCCTGGTCTCGCACCTCACCGAACTGCGCACACGCCTGTTGCGCTGCGTGGCGGCGATCTTCCTGATCTTCGCTGGCCTGTTCTACTTCGCGCAGAAGATCTACACCCTGGTCTCGGCGCCCCTGCGCCAGTACCTGCCGGAAGGCGCGACCATGATCGCCACCGACGTGGCCTCGCCCTTCCTCACCCCGTTCAAGCTGACCATGGTGGTGGCGCTGTTCCTCGCCATGCCGGTGATCCTGCACCAGGTCTGGGGCTTCATCGCTCCCGGCCTGTACAAGCACGAAAAGCGCATCGCCCTGCCGCTGCTGGTATCGAGCATCGTGCTGTTCTACGCCGGCATGGCCTTCGCCTACTTCCTGGTGTTCCCGCTGATCTTCCACTTCTTCGCCAGCGTGACGCCCGAAGGCGTGTCGATGATGACCGACATCACCAGCTACCTCGATTTCGTGATGACGCTGTTCTTCGCCTTCGGTGTCGCCTTCGAGATCCCCGTGGCGGTGGTGCTGCTGATCTGGATCGGCGTGGTCGACGTCGCCTACCTCAAGCGCATCCGTCCCTACGTGATCATCGGCTGCTTCGTGGTGGGCATGATCCTCACCC is part of the Pseudomonas lalkuanensis genome and harbors:
- a CDS encoding ubiquinone biosynthesis accessory factor UbiJ, giving the protein MLTQALLAGIELGLNRVLALDSTALPRMSALEGSVIEVDCQSPALTLFLLPGGDGLKLSAHWSAPADCCLRAPASSLLKLATTREKTAVLHSPAVSLEGDSAVLLELAAILQDLELDWEYELSRWLGPVGTQLLAGHLKSRASWAGQGLDNLRQNFADYLAEESRTLVGRREADARFAELDRLKLALDRLDARVERLNQRTKPNA
- the tatC gene encoding twin-arginine translocase subunit TatC — translated: MSDQKPEQDQEMPLVSHLTELRTRLLRCVAAIFLIFAGLFYFAQKIYTLVSAPLRQYLPEGATMIATDVASPFLTPFKLTMVVALFLAMPVILHQVWGFIAPGLYKHEKRIALPLLVSSIVLFYAGMAFAYFLVFPLIFHFFASVTPEGVSMMTDITSYLDFVMTLFFAFGVAFEIPVAVVLLIWIGVVDVAYLKRIRPYVIIGCFVVGMILTPPDIFSQTLLAVPMWLLFEVGVFFGGLIRKRGDHPEDDTQEPGDQPPATRP
- the ubiB gene encoding ubiquinone biosynthesis regulatory protein kinase UbiB; the encoded protein is MKLLAARRLLRIQQVVIRYRLDDLLLELPLPWWLRTLSYALPWRWLPRRELPLSRGARLRLALEDLGPIFIKFGQLLSTRRDLMPPDIADELARLQDQVPPFAPEKAVARIEEQLGAKVSEVFARFDVEPLASASVAQVHAAQLKSGEEVVVKVIRPNLRPIIRQDLAWLFLLARLAERVSADARRLRPVEVVDDYEKTIYDELDLLREAANASQLRRNFDGSPLLYVPQVYWDWCRPKVLVMERIYGIPVTDLATLADQRTDMKLLAERGVEIFFTQVFRDSFFHADMHPGNIFVATRQPWNPQYIAIDCGIIGSLTPEDQNYLARNLIAFFKRDYRRVAQLHIDSGWVPAETKVNDFEAAIRTVCEPIFEKPLKDISFGQLLLRLFQTARRFNMEVQPQLVLLQKTLLNIEGLGRQLYPDLDLWTTAQPFLERWMRERVSPLQLLRNLQQQAEQVPHLSQIARDTLERLAKPASAPQKIEQPASVQWPARLLGALLVAGAATQGLAPTTETWPSWLMLAGGLYLVLRR
- the ubiE gene encoding bifunctional demethylmenaquinone methyltransferase/2-methoxy-6-polyprenyl-1,4-benzoquinol methylase UbiE; translated protein: MNDPRKGNDAEPTTHFGYQQVPESQKADKVAEVFHSVAAKYDLMNDLMSGGVHRLWKRFTIELSGVRPGNRVLDIAGGTGDLTRQFSRLVGVTGEVVLADINASMLKVGRDKLLDSGVAGNVSFVQADAEKLPFPDNHFDVVTIAFGLRNVTHKDEAIRSMLRVLKPGGRLLVLEFSKPTSGLLSKAYDAYSFSLLPLMGKLITNDADSYRYLAESIRMHPDQETLKAMMSEAGFERVTYHNMTGGIVALHRGIKP
- the hisI gene encoding phosphoribosyl-AMP cyclohydrolase, encoding MKDWLEEIHWNAEGLVPAIAQDHKTGRVLMMAWMNREALALTVAENRAIYWSRSRAKLWRKGEESGHVQQLHELRLDCDADVVILLVEQLGGIACHTGRESCFYRVYENGGWKTVDPVLKDPHAIYAAGHSHE
- a CDS encoding phasin family protein, encoding MAKVAVKKKVEKAESKSTVIADVKLYARKIWLAGLGAYAKAGAEGVDYFKELVKAGEGVEKQGKKLVDEQVEAANSQFDSVKNSVSGVKEKVEVQFDKIEKAFDNRVASALNRIGIPSRQDVEALSAKLDELSALLEHVARTK
- a CDS encoding polyhydroxyalkanoic acid system family protein gives rise to the protein MSRIQVERPHALGLEAVRDKAEKLAQRLAREYDVRYQWRGDTLEFKRSGADGSIEVSDAKVRVEVKLGLLLSTMSGSIKREIERALDEYLA
- a CDS encoding phosphoribosyl-ATP diphosphatase, whose product is MSDTLARLAEVLEERKNSAPDSSYVASLYHKGLNKILEKVGEEAVETILAAKDAATSGDASDLIYETADLWFHSLVMLAALGQHPQAVLDELDRRFGLSGHAEKAARQPSA
- a CDS encoding twin-arginine translocase TatA/TatE family subunit yields the protein MGIFDWKHWLVILIVVVLVFGTKRLKNLGSDVGEAIKGFRKAMNTEEADKAPEQTTAQQSGTPLNQPHTIDGQAQQVQDPVTRKD
- the tatB gene encoding Sec-independent protein translocase protein TatB, with the protein product MFGISFGELLLIGLIALLVLGPERLPGAARTAGLWIGRLKRSFNAIKTEVEREIGADEIRRQLHNEHIMALEKQIKESIVPPTVESLLSDSESESAAPAAAPANQAPASQAAPAVPPVPAQATAATAPAQNPTAQPAPAQSPASAAATPAAPAAPQAPVEPQQPSRIP